The Misgurnus anguillicaudatus chromosome 21, ASM2758022v2, whole genome shotgun sequence genome includes a window with the following:
- the gfod2 gene encoding glucose-fructose oxidoreductase domain-containing protein 2, which produces MLPGVGVFGTGQTVRALVPLLQREGFPVQAVWGRTQEEAESLANELDIPFSTSKTDDVLLHPEVHLVCILTPPPHTRQIAVKALGIGKNVISEQAATLMDACKMVTAARYYPQLMSIMGNSLRFLPAFVQMKRMLGEGYCGTLQVCEARVYGGSLLSQSYGWAWEELMGGGGLHTIGSCIIDLMSHLTGRRAMRVHGMLRTFARQGGQGGGIRSVTADDYACFQLLMSGGVVCSVTLNFNLPGTDMHEVMLVGSSGRLIARGTELYGQRTSMQIEEILLSDDGGGVGPSVRGLNAMVTQLRLSFQAQEDRRSWVRHPVSMAASFEDGLYVQTVVDAIKRSNRTGEWESVEVKIQDVDPNHNH; this is translated from the exons ATGTTGCCAGGTGTTGGTGTATTTGGAACAGGGCAGACAGTGCGTGCCCTGGTGCCATTGCTCCAAAGAGAAGGCTTCCCTGTTCAGGCCGTTTGGGGCCGTACCCAAGAGGAGGCAGAATCACTGGCCAACGAGTTGGACATTCCCTTCTCCACCAGCAAAACAGATGATGTACTGCTACATCCAGAAGTCCATCTTGTCTGTATATTGACACCACCACCACACACACGGCAGATCGCAGTAAAAGCTCTAG GTATAGGTAAAAATGTGATCAGTGAGCAGGCGGCTACATTGATGGATGCTTGTAAGATGGTGACAGCGGCCAGATATTACCCACAGCTTATGAGTATTATGGGAAATTCCTTGCGCTTCTTGCCCGCCTTCGTCCAAATGAAACGCATGCTGGGGGAGGGTTATTGTGGGACCTTGCAG GTATGTGAAGCACGTGTATATGGAGGCTCATTGCTCAGTCAGTCATATGGATGGGCATGGGAGGAGCTTATGGGGGGAGGTGGCCTTCATACTATTGGCTCTTGCATCATTGACCTGATGAGCCATCTGACAGGGCGTCGGGCCATGCGGGTGCACGGAATGCTCCGGACTTTTGCACGTCAGGGTGGTCAAGGGGGAGGAATTCGTTCTGTAACTGCAGATGACTACGCTTGCTTTCAGCTACTGATGAGCGGAGGTGTGGTCTGCAGCGTGACGTTAAACTTTAATTTGCCCGGCACAGATATGCATGAGGTCATGCTTGTGGGATCATCAGGGCGTCTGATTGCTCGAGGAACAGAGCTATATGGTCAACGGACGAGCATGCAGATAGAGGAGATTCTTCTGAGTGATGATGGAGGAGGAGTAGGGCCATCTGTCAGGGGACTGAACGCCATGGTGACTCAGCTCAGACTTTCTTTTCAGGCACAGGAGGACAGGCGCTCTTGGGTGCGGCACCCTGTTTCCATGGCAGCCTCATTTGAGGATGGCCTATATGTACAGACTGTTGTCGATGCCATCAAACGGTCAAATCGCACTGGAGAGTGGGAGTCAGTGGAGGTCAAGATCCAGGATGTGGATCCTAACCACAACCACTGA
- the LOC129442195 gene encoding uncharacterized protein isoform X1 yields MLQYCQYLLVSGRYSACPEEGSQIKPSVSLHSTSSSSKMAARKRSIVWSFFQAEDDRRVLCLLCMKTVLYFGHTTNMLRHLRTKHPADFSSLDKRKPVTDAASKRNDCVEVTVLMDEQQVEVESVGEDGEMDGAIRGILRAAAGEGATEGEVPEDEGEGPADEVVGKDAQDDETAPLMPGTRKWSSVWVHYRKLGQEPRAMCLLCTEKIQHRSSTSNLIRHLQHKHPTEFAQLEEHPQKRPCKRKSEIPSQSPSSLITGTPPRSQIMSPVRDVRTQSSTSLEKYPGTKWSEGVRILERERELTEALRRVQQEEGRSIQLQRELLQQFREMDAERRALQNQKCEQEQEHARLRKEKEEIQKEKNELQKEKEEMQKERDAFQKEKEELEKQKQELDTWKNAQGQAQTSGFYNC; encoded by the exons atgcttcAGTATTGTCAGTATTTGCTAGTCAGCGGACGATACAGCGCCTGTCCTGAAGAGGGCAGTCAAATAAAGCCTTCAGTCAGTCTCCATTCAACGTCTAGCAGTTCGAAAATGGCGGCACGAAAGCGAAGTATAGTCTGGTCATTTTTCCAAGCAGAAGATGACAGGAGAGTATTATGTCTTCTTTGTATGAAGACGGTTTTGTATTTTGGTCACACGACGAATATGCTTCGCCATCTACGAACGAAACACCCCGCTGATTTTTCCTCTTTGGACAAAAGGAAACCCGTGACAGATGCAGCATCCAAGCGGAATGATTGTGTGGAAG TTACAGTGTTGATGGATGAACAGCAGGTGGAGGTGGAGTCTGTGGGAGAAGATGGTGAAATGGATGGTGCCATCAGAGGGATCCTCCGTGCTGCAGCAGGTGAGGGGGCGACTGAAGGAGAGGTACCTGAGGATGAGGGGGAGGGACCTGCTGATGAAGTTGTGGGGAAAGACGCACAAGACGATGAGACCGCGCCGCTTATGCCCGGCACTCGAAAGTGGAGTTCGGTGTGGGTACATTATAGGAAGCTTGGGCAGGAGCCTAGAGCCATGTGTTTACTCTGCACAGAGAAGATACAGCACCGGAGTAGTACGAGTAATCTTATCAGACATCTACAGCATAAGCATCCCACTGAGTTCGCACAACTCGAGGAGCACCCGCAAAAACGTCCGTGCAAGCGTAAATCTGAAATTCCAAGCCAAAGTCCCTCCTCTCTTATAACTGGGACCCCTCCTAGGTCTCAGATTATGTCGCCAGTGCGTGATGTTCGTACACAAAGCAGTACCAGCCTAGAAAAATATCCAG GTACTAAGTGGTCTGAGGGTGTGCGTATTTTGGAGCGAGAACGGGAACTAACGGAGGCTTTAAGGCGCGTCCAGCAGGAGGAAGGGCGGAGCATACAGCTGCAGAGGGAGTTACTGCAGCAATTCCGTGAAATGGATGCTGAAAGGAGGGCACTTCAAAATCAGAAATGTGAACAAGAGCAGGAGCATGCAAGGTTGCGAAAGGAAAAGGAAGAGATTCAGAAGGAGAAGAATGAACTGCAAAAGGAAAAAGAAGAGATGCAGAAGGAGAGGGATGCGTTTCAGAAGGAGAAGGAGGAGCTGGAGAAGCAGAAACAGGAACTGGACACCTGGAAAAATGCTCAGGGACAGGCACAGACCTCTGGATTTTACAATTGTTGA
- the cog4 gene encoding conserved oligomeric Golgi complex subunit 4 has product MDEVGSLALRRGGSAGLSAVQSDTIAGLTELDDLDRVYAQLCAEETEVMVKLDALMGQQSNIETKMLDLQRMGPNLQLIEGDAVQLSGMINFTCSLAENVSSKVRQLDLTKKRLYQAIQRADDILDLKFCTDGVQTAMRNQDYEQAAAHIHRYLSLDQSVIELSKQGGEGSAVEASLALLQEAEHNLKALVTKRLEEAVATNDLPQVERFFKILPLLGLHEQGLARFAQYLCSQLASKAEENLLLALGSDVGERRAPVIFADTLTLLLEGIARIVETHQPIVETYYGPGRLHTLLAHLQNECDKQAQKIVDKFIKQRDYYNKFQVVQSSMMRGMTTEKIEPRDLDPVLCEVTLMNSRAELYFRFLRRRIVADFEVADAMADEAVIQEHQQSLEQLLKDCQLSRTMQELIGYYIPMEEYYMRESVNKAVVMDTAEVGQLSSSMVDDVFYIVKKCISRALTSNSSDCVCAMINHAASVLETDFREVLVCKLRAGYPVSALQDLQRGVSSAVSLMQSSLQQGKITNLTQTLGIESQDQAKTAYLVTLNNVEVCSENISTLKKNLESDCAKLFSQGAGSEHAKAKIDSCLSDLVNTSSRFKDLLQEGLQELNNTAIRPQVKPWISSFLSVSHNIEEEEFSDYEANDPWVQQLIVQLEQLMAEFKVGLSGVIYDTLSSLMTSLIAMEMEKTVFKCTFSRLGGLQFDKELRSLVAYLSSVTSWTIRDKFARLTQMATILNLERVSEILDYWGPNSGPLTWRLTPAEVRQVLALRVDFRSEDIKRLRL; this is encoded by the exons ATGGATGAAGTTGGATCACTGGCTCTTCGTCGCGGTGGTTCAGCGGGGCTCTCTGCCGTGCAGTCCGACACCATAGCGGGCCTGACCGAGCTGGATGATCTGGACCGAGTTTATGCGCAACTATGTGCCGAAGAG ACGGAAGTAATGGTGAAGTTGGACGCCCTTATGGGACAACAGAGCAACATAGAAACAAAGATGCTCGACCTGCAGAGGATGGG TCCCAATCTGCAGCTGATCGAGGGGGATGCTGTGCAGCTTTCTGGCATGATCAACTTTACCTGCAGCCTGGCGGAGAATGTCAGCAGTAAAGTCAGACAGCTGGATCTCACCAAG AAAAGGCTGTATCAAGCAATTCAGCGAGCTGATGACATTCTTGACCTAAAGTTCTGCACCGACGGCGTTCAGACCGCCATGCGTAACCAAGACTATGAGCAGGCTGCTGCTCACATTCATCGCTATCTTTCTCTTGACCAGTCAGTGATTGAGCTCAGCAAGCAAGGAGGAGAAG GCAGTGCAGTTGAAGCCAGTCTTGCATTGCTTCAGGAAGCAGAGCATAATCTGAAGGCGCTGGTTACCAAGCGACTCGAGGAGGCAGTTGCAACAAATGATCTGCCCCAAGTGGAGCGCTTTTTCAAGATCCTCCCTTTACTGGGACTCCACGAACAGGGACTTGCACGGTTTGCTCAATATCTGTGTAGTCAA TTGGCAAGTAAGGCAGAGGAAAACTTGCTCCTGGCTCTTGGCTCTGATGTTGGCGAGCGCAGAGCTCCGGTCATTTTTGCTGACACCCTCACACTGCTGCTTGAAG GTATTGCACGCATTGTAGAAACCCATCAGCCCATAGTGGAAACGTACTATGGACCGGGCCGACTACACACACTCCTCGCACACCTTCAAAACGAGTGTGATAAACAGGCACAGAAAATTGTGGACAAATTCATTAAACAGAGAGATTACTACAATAAG TTTCAGGTTGTCCAGAGCAGCATGATGAGGGGCATGACTACAGAAAAGATTGAACCCAG GGATCTGGATCCTGTGTTATGTGAGGTTACATTAATGAACTCAAGAGCAGAGCTGTACTTCAGATTTCTGAGGCGGCGTATCGTAGCTGACTTTGAGGTTGCAGATGCAATGGCAGATGAAGCGGTTATTCAAG AGCATCAGCAGAGTTTAGAACAGTTACTGAAGGATTGCCAGCTGAGTCGTACTATGCAGGAGCTGATTGGCTATTACATTCCTATGGAGGAGTATTACATGAGAGAGTCTGTAAACAAG GCAGTTGTCATGGACACGGCTGAGGTTGGTCAGCTGAGCTCCAGCATGGTGGATGATGTGTTTTACATTGTGAAGAAATGTATTAGCAGAGCCTTAACCAGCAATAGCTCTGACTGCGTGTGCGCTATGATAAATCATGCAGCTAGTGTTCTGGAGACAGACTTCAG AGAGGTATTGGTGTGTAAGCTGCGAGCTGGATATCCAGTCAGCGCTCTGCAGGACTTACAGCGTGGGGTCAGCAGTGCTGTCAGCCTGATGCAGAGCAGCCTGCAACAAGGCAAAATAACAAACCTAACACAGACGCTCGGCATCGAGAGTCAGGACCAAGCAAAGACCGCCTACTTG gTGACTCTCAATAATGTAGAAGTCTGCAGTGAGAACATCAGCAccctgaaaaaaaatctagag AGTGATTGTGCCAAGTTGTTCAGCCAAGGGGCAGGCTCTGAGCATGCTAAAGCTAAGATAGACAGCTGTCTGTCTGATTTGGTGAACACCTCCAGCAGGTTTAAGGACCTCCTCCAG GAGGGTCTCCAGGAGCTTAATAACACTGCCATCAGACCACAAGTAAAACCCTGGATCAGCAGCTTCTTGTCAGTCTCACACAATATTGAGGAG gAAGAGTTTAGTGATTATGAGGCCAATGATCCTTGGGTTCAGCAGCTTATTGTACAGCTGGAGCAGCTCATGGCTGAGTTTAAG GTTGGCCTGTCAGGGGTGATCTATGATACTTTATCTAGCCTGATGACGAGCCTTATCGCCATGGAGATGGAAAAGACCGTCTTCAAATGCACCTTTAGCAGG CTTGGTGGATTACAGTTCGATAAGGAATTGCGCTCGTTGGTTGCATATCTCTCCTCTGTTACATCTTGGACCATCAGAGATAAATTTGCCAGACTGACACAGATGGCAACTATTCTGAACTTAGAGAGG gtATCTGAGATTCTGGATTATTGGGGGCCCAACTCAGGGCCTTTGACTTGGCGTCTGACCCCGGCTGAGGTTCGGCAAGTCTTGGCCCTCAGGGTGGATTTCCGCAGCGAGGACATAAAAAGATTACGACTCTAA
- the LOC129442195 gene encoding uncharacterized protein isoform X2, translated as MAARKRSIVWSFFQAEDDRRVLCLLCMKTVLYFGHTTNMLRHLRTKHPADFSSLDKRKPVTDAASKRNDCVEVLMDEQQVEVESVGEDGEMDGAIRGILRAAAGEGATEGEVPEDEGEGPADEVVGKDAQDDETAPLMPGTRKWSSVWVHYRKLGQEPRAMCLLCTEKIQHRSSTSNLIRHLQHKHPTEFAQLEEHPQKRPCKRKSEIPSQSPSSLITGTPPRSQIMSPVRDVRTQSSTSLEKYPGTKWSEGVRILERERELTEALRRVQQEEGRSIQLQRELLQQFREMDAERRALQNQKCEQEQEHARLRKEKEEIQKEKNELQKEKEEMQKERDAFQKEKEELEKQKQELDTWKNAQGQAQTSGFYNC; from the exons ATGGCGGCACGAAAGCGAAGTATAGTCTGGTCATTTTTCCAAGCAGAAGATGACAGGAGAGTATTATGTCTTCTTTGTATGAAGACGGTTTTGTATTTTGGTCACACGACGAATATGCTTCGCCATCTACGAACGAAACACCCCGCTGATTTTTCCTCTTTGGACAAAAGGAAACCCGTGACAGATGCAGCATCCAAGCGGAATGATTGTGTGGAAG TGTTGATGGATGAACAGCAGGTGGAGGTGGAGTCTGTGGGAGAAGATGGTGAAATGGATGGTGCCATCAGAGGGATCCTCCGTGCTGCAGCAGGTGAGGGGGCGACTGAAGGAGAGGTACCTGAGGATGAGGGGGAGGGACCTGCTGATGAAGTTGTGGGGAAAGACGCACAAGACGATGAGACCGCGCCGCTTATGCCCGGCACTCGAAAGTGGAGTTCGGTGTGGGTACATTATAGGAAGCTTGGGCAGGAGCCTAGAGCCATGTGTTTACTCTGCACAGAGAAGATACAGCACCGGAGTAGTACGAGTAATCTTATCAGACATCTACAGCATAAGCATCCCACTGAGTTCGCACAACTCGAGGAGCACCCGCAAAAACGTCCGTGCAAGCGTAAATCTGAAATTCCAAGCCAAAGTCCCTCCTCTCTTATAACTGGGACCCCTCCTAGGTCTCAGATTATGTCGCCAGTGCGTGATGTTCGTACACAAAGCAGTACCAGCCTAGAAAAATATCCAG GTACTAAGTGGTCTGAGGGTGTGCGTATTTTGGAGCGAGAACGGGAACTAACGGAGGCTTTAAGGCGCGTCCAGCAGGAGGAAGGGCGGAGCATACAGCTGCAGAGGGAGTTACTGCAGCAATTCCGTGAAATGGATGCTGAAAGGAGGGCACTTCAAAATCAGAAATGTGAACAAGAGCAGGAGCATGCAAGGTTGCGAAAGGAAAAGGAAGAGATTCAGAAGGAGAAGAATGAACTGCAAAAGGAAAAAGAAGAGATGCAGAAGGAGAGGGATGCGTTTCAGAAGGAGAAGGAGGAGCTGGAGAAGCAGAAACAGGAACTGGACACCTGGAAAAATGCTCAGGGACAGGCACAGACCTCTGGATTTTACAATTGTTGA
- the thap11 gene encoding THAP domain-containing protein 11, translated as MPGFTCCVPGCYNNSHRDRELRFYTFPKDPDQREIWLKNISRAGVSGCFSTFQPTTGHRVCSVHFTGGRKTYTIRVPTLFPLRGVNERKNRRGRNKKVSMVVPIITNVVGSCADAGAPVEEETDTKNVTFVQIDQNGEYMSPVDLTASGDGSCLTAVVSGSSGDLPGGSATPVVFSQADIGLCGADHSYSLTTGTTSAELLRKLNEQRDIIALMEIKMKEMKNIIRQLRISEARLQEELRERDRMMPANTATNTTTTIIKRKL; from the coding sequence ATGCCCGGGTTCACTTGCTGCGTGCCTGGATGCTACAATAACTCACACCGAGACCGCGAACTGCGATTCTACACTTTTCCCAAGGATCCCGATCAGCGCGAGATATGGCTGAAGAACATTTCGCGGGCCGGGGTGAGCGGCTGCTTCAGCACCTTCCAGCCCACCACCGGGCATCGCGTCTGCAGCGTACACTTTACGGGCGGCAGAAAAACATACACTATTAGAGTCCCTACTCTTTTCCCTTTGCGTGGAGTGAACGAGAGAAAGAACAGAAGGGGCAGAAACAAAAAGGTCTCCATGGTCGTACCCATCATTACTAACGTCGTTGGCTCGTGCGCCGATGCGGGAGCGCCAGTGGAAGAAGAGACGGATACGAAAAACGTGACCTTTGTGCAGATAGATCAGAACGGCGAATACATGTCGCCCGTGGACCTCACCGCTTCAGGGGACGGCTCCTGTCTCACTGCTGTAGTCTCGGGCTCGAGTGGAGATCTGCCCGGGGGCAGCGCGACACCCGTGGTTTTCTCGCAGGCCGATATCGGGTTGTGCGGAGCCGATCACTCGTATTCGCTCACCACCGGCACGACGTCCGCAGAACTGCTGAGGAAGCTGAACGAGCAGCGGGACATCATTGCGCTGATGGAGATTAAAATGAAGGAAATGAAGAACATCATCAGACAGCTGCGGATCAGCGAGGCGCGTCTGCAGGAGGAGCTGCGGGAGAGGGACCGTATGATGCCCGCCAACACCGCCACCAATACCACCACCACCATCATCAAGAGGAAACTCTGA